A region of Oncorhynchus kisutch isolate 150728-3 linkage group LG29, Okis_V2, whole genome shotgun sequence DNA encodes the following proteins:
- the LOC109873841 gene encoding 60S ribosomal protein L7a — protein MPKGKKSKGKKVAPAPSVAKKHEAKKVVNPLFEKRPKNYGIGQDIQPKRDLTRFVKWPRYIRLQRQRSILYKRLKVPPAINQFTQALDRQTATQLFKLAHKYRPETKQEKKQRLLARAEQKAAGKGDTPTKRPPVLRAGVNTVTTLVESKKAQLVVIAHDVDPIELVVFLPALCRKMGVPYCIVKGKARLGRLVHRKTCTSVAFTQTNPEDKGALAKLVEAIKTNYNDRYEEIRRHWGGGIMGPKSTARITKLEKAKAKELATKLG, from the exons ATG CCTAAAGGCAAGAAGTCTAAGGGGAAGAAGGTGGCACCCGCCCCTTCTGTGGCCAAGAAGCACGAGGCCAAGAAAGTGGTCAATCCCCTGTTCGAGAAGAGGCCAAAGAACTATGGCATTG GTCAGGACATCCAGCCCAAGCGTGATCTGACACGCTTTGTGAAATGGCCCCGCTACATTCGCCTGCAGAGGCAGCGCTCCATCCTGTACAAGCGTCTGAAGGTCCCCCCTGCGATCAACCAGTTCACCCAGGCACTGGACCGCCAGACGG CCACACAGCTGTTCAAACTGGCCCACAAGTACAGGCCAGAGACCAAGCAGGAGAAGAAGCAGAGGCTGCTGGCCCGCGCTGAGCAGAAGGCTGCTGGAAAGGGAGATACCCCAACCAAGAGGCCTCCTGTTCTCCGTGCAG GTGTGAACACAGTCACCACTCTAGTGGAAAGCAAGAAGGCCCAGCTGGTGGTCATTGCCCACGATGTGGACCCTATTGAG TTAGTGGTGTTCCTGCCTGCTCTGTGTCGTAAGATGGGTGTCCCTTACTGCATTGTCAAGGGAAAGGCCAGGTTGGGACGACTGGTGCACAGAAAGACCTGCACTTCAGTTGCCTTCACACAGACAAACCC TGAGGACAAAGGTGCCCTTGCCAAGCTGGTGGAAGCCATCAAGACCAACTACAATGACAGATACGAGGAG ATCCGTCGTCACTGGGGAGGTGGTATCATGGGCCCCAAATCCACCGCCCGCATCACAAAGCTGGAGAAGGCAAAGGCCAAGGAACTGGCCACCAAGCTCGGATAA
- the LOC109874201 gene encoding mediator of RNA polymerase II transcription subunit 22, producing the protein MASQRALPQSKESLLQNYNKRLKDDIRSILDNLTEIIKTAKVEDETQVSRATQAEQDHYEMHVRAANIVRAGESLMKLVSDLKQFLILNDFPSVNEAISLQNQQLRSLQEECDKKLTSLRDEIAIDLYELEEEYYSSRYK; encoded by the exons ATGGCAAGCCAAAGAGCGCTACCTCAAAGCAAGGAGAGCCTTCTTCAGAACTACAACAAAAGACTGAAGGATGACATTAGGTCCATTCTAGACAACCTCACAGAAATCATCAAAACTGCAAAG GTAGAGGATGAGACACAGGTCTCTCGGGCTACACAGGCTGAGCAGGACCATTATGAGATGCATGTCAGAGCAGCCAACATA GTGCGTGCGGGCGAGTCCCTGATGAAACTGGTGTCGGACCTGAAACAGTTCCTGATCCTCAACGACTTCCCGTCAGTCAATGAGGCCATCAGCCTGCAGAACCAGCAGCTGCGCTCGCTGCAGGAGGAGTGCGACAAGAAGCTCACCTCGCTCCGCGACGAGATCGCCATCGACCTGTACGAGTTAGAGGAAGAATATTACTCCTCCAGGTACAAGTAG